Below is a genomic region from Rana temporaria chromosome 3, aRanTem1.1, whole genome shotgun sequence.
TGCTCCCCTCCTGCAGTGTCACATCCTGGGACTGAAGAACATCTCCTGCTTGACCCTGGAAACTCTTTGCGACTCGCTTGTGACACCAACTACAGCAGCAATATTAACTGGTACAGAGAGCAGGAGCGCTTGCTGGCAGGAGAAAAGATTCACATACAGGGCTACATCTTGGAGCTTACAGATGTAACCTATGAAGATTCTGGCCTTTATCTTTGTGTGGTCCGTGGTACTGGTCAAATCCTTCGAAGGTTCACTATATCTGTAGTTGGTGAGTTTCTATATGAGAGGCCATAGCACTGTATTTAGCTTCTTTATGGGACCCTGATCATaactaaattgttgctctacagcaggggtctcaaactggcggccctccagttgttgcaaaactacaagtcccatgaggcattgcaattgcttgatgggacttgtagtcttgcaacaactggaggggccaccagtttgagaccccctccTCTACAGTAACAATCTTTAATGTTCTCCATGGACTAACATGCTAGTCATTTTAATGTAAAAGCTAATGCAaacgatgtgtgtgtgtgtgtgtgtgtgtgtgtgtgtgtgtgtgtgtgtcccagagaCCTACAAATATAACATTGTGTAGCATCATGTATAATATGAATGCCTCCTTGCAGAGGGAgtctgctgtacattttaaatatGTTCTCCCATACTTGTTCTAAATCTGCGTTGTGTATACCAAAAACACTCAATCATTAAAATATTAATCATTACCTTATCAGCAATGACCCTTGATTTTTCTTTGTGGTGCTTACCACCAGCAAACAAGCTAGACTTACACAATCAATATTGGAGCAGCTCTAATTTGTACTAGCATTGTGCTCATGACCTGCAATGTTCCATGTAATTGTGCATGGACAATGCTTATAGTTGAATCAAAAGTACATTGCCTTGGGGATTTGAGGCCTTCTCACATCTCTTGCTTGTCTTTTTAGATTCAATGGCGTCTGGAgatgaggatgatgaagatgGCCGTAGGGAAAATTTCCAAGGTGATCTAAGTGAGGATCCTGTGTATATCTACCAAGGTGAGTTGTCTCTCTTGTTCAGATGACTAATTAGAGGTTATAATAACTTGTGTTCCTCACCCAGCAAGGCCATAAACTGTAATCCCAGTACAGAGCAGTCTGGTCCTAGCGTTGTCCACATACCAAAGACCAGACTGTCTGTGATGGCCAGATAGTTGAATACATGCTGCTGACCTATGCCCTGGGGTTAGTAGATAAGCTGCCACAGCCTGTCTTTCCAACATAATCATATTTTAGTGGTCTTTAGCCAGATATTCACAGCAACTAATCTTTTAGATTGCATGTTTTACCAGATCAAGTTTCTAGATATGTCAAATATTCAGAAAATTGCGATAAACTATGTATCGTGAGAACTTATTTGTTTAATTCTGAAATCCTGCAGTAAAAAGACGTAGTTTACTTCTCATTGACTTGCACTAATTCATAATGCCAAAGCTGTGTCTATAAGAACTGTGCTTTTTTCTTTTAGCCCCATACTGGACCCACTCTCAGCGAATGGAAAAGAAGCTATATGCCGTGCCTGCTGCAAACACTGTAAAGTTTCGCTGTGCCGCTGGTGGCAGCCCAATTCCAACCATACGATGGCTTAAAAATGGGAGAGAATTTCGTGGAGAGCATCGCATAGGAGGTATTCAGGTAAGTCATTGGTACATGATGACATTTTGGTTAATGGTGTTTTAAAATAACCTGTTTATCAGTGGTCAGTTTTCTATAGGCCTTCTAGGTGgtggttttaattatttttttgaattCCCTTATAGCTACGACATCAGCACTGGAGTCTTGTCATGGAGAGCGTGGTTCTCTCTGACCGTGGCAACTACACCTGTGTAGTGGAGAACAAAATGGGCAGCATTAGTTACACCTATATACTGGATGTGCTTGGTAAGCATATATGTTTTTTAGTTccacagagtgtgtgtgtgtgtgtgtgtgtgtgtgtgtgtgtgtgtgtgtgtgtgtgtgtgtgtgtgtatgtgaaatctatatttataaataaaaatgcaatataaaaaatCTAGGTGATCTTTAACCCTCTTGCAGCAAGGTCCATTCATAGTACctggcagcaggggggggggttcacacATAATACCCCTGTCATGTCTTTTGGGCTCTGCTTGCCCATCTGTGAACCGTCGCCAAGTTAGATGTCTATTTATATCTGTTATTTTACCAAATTTTATTGCGTTTGCCCTGAATCTCACTttagtgtggtgtgtgtgtgtgttttttttttttttttttttttttttttttttttttttttctctcttctgaaacCTTTGCggtaatgcataaaaaaaaattgtaactcgGACCCTCTGGAACTTTAAGTCCGAAGGACAGCATTTCTGTCATAAACCTAATGAGGATCATTGTGTACCCTGTAGACAGACTTGCCCTCTCTCTGTTTAGCTACCACAACTGTCTGCAAACGATCTTCAGGGGTAATTGAGATGCCGTCTCCACTGAGTACATCTTTTATGGCTGTTTGTCATTTTATTCCTTCCTGCAGTGTGCAGCTCTTAATGCTAACATTAGATTTTGTAGGACGTTTCAGAACAAGAATCACGTTGCATTACAAGCTttctaaaaaaaagtgtacaatttTCATATCAATTTCACAACATTTAGCataggttcacatatgtgcggtcTCGgaaatcgcatgtgattcgcacccacACCGCaggtgccgatcacatgcgatgtctgtgcagtgcgagttcagccatacagttgtatggctgaactcgcattggattaGCACGAAAATGGtgcaggggctttttttttttttcttctcccgcaCTAGAATcgtatcgcatgggtgttcacagtttgctctgcgatctgtgaaccaatctgggggtgtcattaacaatgaaTTGACACCCGCAGAggggggcagtgtgaactgcctgcggggaGAGGTGCGTTGCAGGAACCGGCGCTGGTTCACacatcacacatatgtgaacctgggcttaaagtcATTTTAAAATGTGTAATTGCTTAAATGATTGCAAAACAACATGGGTAAAATCGGATGTAGTCctcttgtttttatttaaagtatTTATATCTTTATTTGTTTCTAAAGAACGATCTTCTCACCGACCAATCCTGCAAGCTGGTCTTCCGGCGAATACCACCGCACGCGTGGGCAGTAACGTGGAGTTCTTGTGCAAGGTGTACAGTGATGCACAGCCACACATTCAGTGGCTTAAACACATTGAACTAAATGGGAGCCGGTTTGGACCTGATGATGCGCCATATGTACAAGTGCTTAAGGTAATTTCCTAATTTACTGTTTAGTATTATGGCACATGAAGAAGCGCTGCTGGCTATTTTATATTGTAGTACTTCTTGTtaagtaaattatttttatttttactcttgcAGACTGCAGATATTAACACATCAGAAGTAGAGGTGCTCCATCTTCGAAATGTCACGATGGAGGATGCTGGGGAATATACATGTCTTGCTGGAAATTCCATTGGTCTCTCTTACCAATCAGCCTGGCTCACTGTGTTACCTAGTAAGTGGAATATATAAAGAACCAATACATTGCAAACATTTtgattatatgtgtgtgtgtgttagggaTGGGGAAGTAGGTTGAATATCAGAAGGGAGAGGCAATAAAAGCAatataaaaatcctgtataataaactaactctcaggcctcgtacacacgaccgagtttctcggcaaaaaacagcaagaaacttgctgggagatatttttttgcagaggaaaccggtcgcgtgtacattttcgttaaggaaattgtcgagaaactcgacgagccaaaaagaaagcaggttctctatttccttgacgggaatggagaaaattggcttgtcgagtttctcgacggcttcacaagtaactcgacgagcaaaactatgtgtttcgcccgtcgagtttctcggtcgtgtacgaggcctcatactttATCTTTCCATACATTACTTCCAACCAGCGttaattttgttgatgaaattgACACTATTTTAgccaactaaaatggcattttagtcagcAGGCTATGACTAACCCTAAATCAAAATCTGACGTCAAAATGAACACAGGTTTTATATCACAACGGCTAACTGCGTCTGCAGTGCATGTTCAAATCTTAATACCATAAAGATTTaactttttactccaggagtatgtaatgagtttgaaaattctaaaatgcTTAAATCCTGCATTACAAAttaactaaacccattagattttaaTCAACTAaagtgtactggagattttagtcaatTAAAACTAAtgtggcattttagtcaaaaggttATGACTAAATTGAAATTAACACGGCTTCCAACTTGCATGATTCGAAAGACCGTAAATGTGGGCATTTTGTCATAGTTTAGGGACCGCTCTGACTCCCAGGGTTAGGAGACTGGTTCATACAAAATAAGTTAAATGAGGGCGCACATGTCATTTTGTTTCATCCATATCTGACTTGTACTGCTTTTAAGACTGCATATACAGAATCATGCATATGTCCCATATTGATTAGTTCTCTTTAAGGTATGAATTGTTTGTTAGAGGCTCTATACAGCAAGATACGAATtatactgccaaaaaaaaaatgtgtgttaagTATGATAGAGATTTAGGGCATATGCAGGGAATGTATGACTTCAGTGgtgaatatttttaattttacacTATTGCTGGTGTAAATGCTATTGTAAGAAGTCGCATGTGTAAAAGTTTGCTATTGTGTGGGTGGATTTGGGATAACAGATTTGGTTAGGGTGAGAGGGgatgcaaggtccataaagaaggTCAAGGTCACagatgtagcactgacccccctcTCTTTACTTCCTTTCCTCACCAGATGAAGACTTTATAGAGGAGGTAGAGCCAGCAGAGTCTAGATATGTGGATATAATTATCTACACTTCAGGATTTCTGGCCGTGGCCATGGCAGTTGTCATTGTAATTCTATGCCGTATGCAAACGACACACAGCAAGCAGACCCTTCAACCACCACCTGTTCACAAACTTGCAAGGTTCCCTCTTATCCGACAGGTAAGTAATGGTTTATGACAATTGTCTGATTAAATTGTATTTGCTGGGCTGTTCAGAAACGGCATATGGCTAATGGGTTATTTaggttgtgtgtgtttgtttttattttattatggttgaactggatggacttctctttttttcaacctgactaactatgtattgAAATTTTcaatcaaaatgttaaaaaaatgaatatccaTACACAACATAAGAAATATGCTGTGCTAAaggcatatactgtatttattgacgTATAACACTCccattttttaccctgaaaatagagggtaaactgtgcctgcgtgttatacgcagggggctgtgaaaagttttttttttttttttttttttcctgaaacttccctcttaaagttagagtGCGtgtttatacaccgataaatacggtactttaggtAGATGTTAAAATCTGTGggtagtgttttttatttattattattattattattattatattttttttttttttttttttttttttttttaaccagctgtGAATTTAAAATGTTTCCTCTGTGGCATATTCATAGCAGCAAATTGTCCCCCAAATCAGTTTTATTACAAAGTAACACAGCTATGTAATTTAAATACAATTACAAGATCATGTCTTATTTGTCTCTTGGTGAaaatatcctttaaaaaaaagactTAAGTGCATTAAGTCTAATGTCTTTggcgtgtttaaaaaaaaaaaaaacttgcttgtAGCATCGCTGCAGTTATGAACATGCACCTTCAATAGGGATACATGGTAAAATATGTAAACCACACACAGATGTTGCTGTGCCTTAGATAATTACCTGGAAGGTCTGTACGTGAAAGCCTCAACCATTAGAATCATTTGTGTCCTATTTGCAATCTATCCCAggaaatatttcctaaactctaCCTACTTTGTGTTGATTTATGCAAAGTACATTActaatccttcttttttttttttccccctttttagtTTTCCTTAGAGTCTAGTTCTTCTGGAAAGTCCAGTGCCCCTTTGATTCGTATCACCCGGCTTTCTTCTAGTTGTGCTCCCATGCTTCCTGGTGTCATGGAAGTTGAGTTACCTTTGGATGCCAAGTGGGAATTCCCCAGGGACAGGTTAGTACTGTCATGTGTAGACCCTTTGTGATATATGTGTACTTTACCATGATCTGATTTTAAATACTGGCTTTTACCCCATCAGGCTTGTGTTAGGGAAACCTCTGGGAGAAGGATGCTTTGGTCAAGTTGTGAGAGCTGATGCTTATGGCATTGATAAAGATCGTCCTGAAAAGCCTGTAACAGTTGCAGTAAAGATGCTTAAAGGTGAGATCATGAAACCATACTTCTAATTAACTGATTGCCCTGAAAAATAAATAGGAGACAAATGAAGCAAAATTGACATCCTAAATAAGTATGTATTCCCCCTACTTTCTTTAGATAATGGCAGCGACAAAGACTTGTCTGATCTCGTCTCCGAAATGGAACTGATGAAATTGATTGGAAAACACAAGAACATAATCAACCTTCTGGGCGTCTGCACTCAAGAGGGTAAGCTGTGAATAAAACTGCCACCTTGACTTTGGGTATTCGGTGGGGTCTGTAGTGATTGGGTGTTTTAGGCCATGCAGGTATTCTAAAGAAAACCTTAAAATAACTGTTCTTTTATACAGGTCCCCTCTTCGTTGTTGTGGAATACGCTTCAAAGGGAAACTTGCGAGAATTCCTCCGTGCTCGTCGCCCTCCAACCCCAGAAGATGGTTTTGACATTACCAAGGTGCCTGAAGAACTGCTGTCTTTCAAGGATCTTGTCTCGTGTGCCTATCAGGTGGCTCGTGGTATGGAATACCTGGAGTCCAGAAAGGTAAGGAGAAGGCTAAGTGCTTATATCTGTGAACTATTACATCCATGCATCCTTGGGAATGTTTATAACCACCTCTTATCAATTGCCTTCTTATGGGATAGTTTTTAAATCTAAACACGGCCAACTTTAACCTGATAATAACACTCAGTTTTAAAGAAACCCATCATAAGCAAAATATGATGCCTGTCCTTTATTTATTGCCGCTAATTGTATAGGGCTGTCAACTTTAGCCGTGCTTTACGTAtatattaggctgggttcacatctatgTGGGGCTGGTTTCTGTGCAGGTCCGGTGCGATTTCTTTTCAGCAATTCAGGTGTGAATTTGACACTGAAATTGCACCTGAACCGGACTGAAACACACAGGACCTTTCTTAatttgaaccggctccattgaaagcCGGTCTGGTTCACGTTATGCAAATTAAAGGGCGTCTgacttgcatatatgtgaaccgaaccttgtacattcatatcagttcctgccctcaaggagctttcaATCCTAAGGTCCTGAAcacatttatacatacagtacatatactgggcctaccagcatgtctttggagtgtgggaagaaaccGGAAAATACCTGGAGGAAACCTGCATTGCAAATTTTCTTCTGAATGTGCCTGCTGGCTGTCATGATTCTCTGCATTAGGGTGACTGGTGTAGGTAGATTCTACACCTCAGGAGCTCTAATTTCACCATGATTTACTTGCTGCTCCTTGCTTGTTGACATATATACTATTCTTCTTCTGTCTTCAGTacttaaaggcgttgtaaaggcagaagttttttttatctttgtgtattaagataaaaggccttctgtgtgcagcagcccctcttaTCATCCCTAACACTTATCTGATGTTCCTCCCTGTCCAGCGATGTCGACAGGTGTCTCAGCCATCTAAGATTCTCcgtcctaattggctgagacgcaGCATAGGCGCCATTGgctaccgctgctgtcaatcaaggttGGCTAGCCGAGAGGCGGAGAGGCTGGGtctgggctccgtgtctgaatggacacgggGAGCTGTGGCTCCGCTCAGGTGCTCCAATAGCaacctgcttgctgtgggggcactgaacgggagggaggggccaggagcacagaagagggacccgaaaaaaggatttcttccttccttccttccttccttcccccccaCCCACCCAGTATAGGTTATATGGTTGAACTGTCGGCATACACTGATGCCTAGTTATATAGAATACATAACTGTAGGCAGCGGCCTTGTTGCATtttatgtgtgtaatatatatactaCACAGCTTTAAAACTATCAATATTCACCCTAGGTTTCCTGAAATAGTCTATCGTGGAAAATACCCAATAAGTGCAATAAATGATTGCACTGATAATATATTACAACTCTTGACTTTATTCTACAGTGCATACACAGGGACTTGGCCGCCAGAAATGTCCTTGTAGCGGAAGATAACGTTGTGAAGATCGCTGACTTTGGCCTTGCTCGAGGGGTGAATGACATTGACTACTACAAGAAAACCAGCAATGTGAGTTATTAAAGCTGTGTTGGAGGAAAAACGATTTCCTTCAAATGTTACTTTGTAGGAGGCTGTCAATTCTGCACTGTAAACCcatcttatataattttttatttttcccaacagGGTCGGCTGCCTGTGAAGTGGATGGCACCAGAAGCATTGTTCGATAGGGTGTATACACACCAAAGTGACATGTAAGTATGCTTTTACTAAAGGAAGGACTATTTTAAATATGATACCACTATACAT
It encodes:
- the FGFR4 gene encoding fibroblast growth factor receptor 4, with amino-acid sequence MLNFARLLLCFLSLVMLTSCRPTMSEDQTSQKVSHPGTEEHLLLDPGNSLRLACDTNYSSNINWYREQERLLAGEKIHIQGYILELTDVTYEDSGLYLCVVRGTGQILRRFTISVVDSMASGDEDDEDGRRENFQGDLSEDPVYIYQAPYWTHSQRMEKKLYAVPAANTVKFRCAAGGSPIPTIRWLKNGREFRGEHRIGGIQLRHQHWSLVMESVVLSDRGNYTCVVENKMGSISYTYILDVLERSSHRPILQAGLPANTTARVGSNVEFLCKVYSDAQPHIQWLKHIELNGSRFGPDDAPYVQVLKTADINTSEVEVLHLRNVTMEDAGEYTCLAGNSIGLSYQSAWLTVLPNEDFIEEVEPAESRYVDIIIYTSGFLAVAMAVVIVILCRMQTTHSKQTLQPPPVHKLARFPLIRQFSLESSSSGKSSAPLIRITRLSSSCAPMLPGVMEVELPLDAKWEFPRDRLVLGKPLGEGCFGQVVRADAYGIDKDRPEKPVTVAVKMLKDNGSDKDLSDLVSEMELMKLIGKHKNIINLLGVCTQEGPLFVVVEYASKGNLREFLRARRPPTPEDGFDITKVPEELLSFKDLVSCAYQVARGMEYLESRKCIHRDLAARNVLVAEDNVVKIADFGLARGVNDIDYYKKTSNGRLPVKWMAPEALFDRVYTHQSDIWSFGVLTWEIFTLGGSPYPGIPVEELFKLLREGHRMDKPSNCTHELYMLMRECWHAVPTQRPTFKQLVEHLDRILTAVSEEYLDLSMPFEQYSPSCEDTASTCSSSDDSVFTNDPIEEPSCLFSYHNVHSHMGT